Proteins encoded together in one Acidimicrobiales bacterium window:
- a CDS encoding zinc-binding dehydrogenase, with protein MWAIRQHAFGGPEQLHYEEVPDPEPGAGQVRVRVSAAGVHVVDTAIRRGEPGPFPPPDLPMTPGREVAGSVDRTGDGVDPSWLGRAVVVHLGMASGGYAELALAEASSLQAVPDGLDADGAVAMIGTGRTTMSILDRAAPTTDDVVLVTAAAGGIGTLLVQAAVGAGATVVAAAGGPHKVDVARGLGADVAVDYDRPDWPEEVRAAVDGRDVSLVYESVGGRIGEAAVALLGAGGTLAVNGWSSGTPLEIDEAALADRGVQVAPWVRPTDLRPLEDRALAAAASGALTPVVGPPFDLADAADAHRAVETRATIGKTVLHP; from the coding sequence ATGTGGGCCATCCGCCAGCACGCCTTCGGCGGGCCCGAACAGCTGCACTACGAGGAGGTGCCGGACCCCGAGCCGGGCGCCGGCCAGGTGCGGGTCCGGGTGTCGGCCGCCGGCGTGCACGTGGTCGACACCGCCATCAGGCGGGGCGAGCCCGGCCCTTTCCCACCCCCCGACCTCCCGATGACGCCCGGTCGCGAGGTCGCCGGCTCGGTCGACCGCACCGGCGACGGGGTGGACCCGTCATGGCTCGGCCGTGCCGTGGTGGTGCACCTCGGGATGGCGTCGGGCGGCTATGCGGAGCTGGCCCTCGCCGAGGCCAGCTCGCTCCAGGCCGTCCCGGACGGCCTGGACGCCGACGGCGCGGTGGCGATGATCGGCACCGGCCGCACGACGATGTCGATCCTGGACCGGGCCGCGCCCACCACGGACGACGTGGTGCTGGTGACCGCGGCGGCCGGCGGGATCGGGACCCTGCTGGTGCAGGCGGCGGTCGGTGCCGGCGCCACCGTGGTCGCCGCTGCGGGAGGGCCCCACAAGGTCGACGTGGCCCGCGGCCTCGGCGCCGATGTGGCGGTGGACTACGACCGCCCGGACTGGCCGGAGGAGGTGCGCGCCGCCGTCGACGGCCGGGACGTGTCACTGGTCTACGAGAGCGTGGGCGGCCGCATCGGCGAGGCCGCCGTGGCCCTGCTCGGTGCGGGAGGGACCCTCGCGGTCAACGGTTGGTCCTCGGGCACCCCGCTCGAGATCGACGAGGCGGCCCTCGCCGACCGTGGGGTGCAGGTTGCCCCGTGGGTGCGACCCACGGACCTGCGGCCCCTCGAGGACCGCGCCCTCGCCGCGGCGGCGAGCGGCGCGCTGACGCCCGTGGTGGGACCACCCTTCGACCTCGCCGACGCAGCCGACGCCCACCGAGCGGTCGAGACGCGGGCGACCATCGGCAAGACCGTCCTGCACCCCTGA
- a CDS encoding AlkZ family DNA glycosylase — MAAPLVLSDRALNRATLERQWLLARRPAGSVDVVGAVEHLVGLQAQEPLDPYLALWSRLDGFEPDALGDLLEARAVVRIAVMRSTIHLMTADDAGAVRPIVQPVLDAEVKAHPDARQVMDRPFDDALALGRRWLDESPRTPAELRARFADAVPDRHAAGLAYVCRTHLPLVQVPPRGVWGKKGTVRLAHLDTWVGHPPPTTTLDDLLLRYLAAFGPATPGDATAWCRLTAMRPVFERLRPRLRVVRDERGRELFDVPDGPLPDPDVPAPVRFLPTFDNVLLSHQDRSRFFVDGERFAVGIPEAHIKGTVLHDGLVVGTWWWDDDDLVATVVPRLSRRDRDEIADEAARVLALYGRPGRARVETVAA; from the coding sequence ATGGCTGCGCCGCTCGTCCTGTCCGACCGGGCCCTCAACCGCGCCACCCTCGAGCGCCAGTGGCTGCTGGCGCGCCGGCCGGCGGGCTCGGTCGACGTCGTGGGCGCCGTCGAGCACCTCGTCGGCCTCCAGGCCCAGGAGCCGCTCGACCCCTACCTCGCACTGTGGTCGCGACTCGACGGCTTCGAGCCGGACGCCCTCGGCGACCTGCTCGAGGCGCGGGCCGTCGTGCGCATCGCGGTCATGCGGTCGACCATCCACCTGATGACCGCGGACGACGCCGGCGCGGTCCGCCCCATCGTGCAGCCCGTGCTCGACGCCGAGGTGAAGGCGCATCCCGACGCCCGCCAGGTGATGGACCGGCCCTTCGACGACGCCCTCGCCCTGGGGCGGCGGTGGCTGGACGAGTCACCGCGCACGCCGGCGGAGCTACGGGCCCGCTTCGCCGACGCCGTGCCCGACCGCCACGCCGCCGGGCTCGCCTACGTCTGTCGCACCCACCTCCCGCTCGTGCAGGTGCCGCCCCGCGGCGTGTGGGGGAAGAAGGGGACGGTTCGTCTCGCCCACCTCGACACCTGGGTGGGCCACCCGCCACCCACCACCACGCTCGACGACCTCCTGCTCCGCTACCTGGCCGCGTTCGGCCCCGCCACCCCCGGGGACGCCACCGCCTGGTGCCGGCTGACGGCGATGCGGCCCGTGTTCGAGCGCCTCCGCCCCCGGCTCCGGGTCGTCCGTGACGAGCGGGGGCGTGAGCTGTTCGACGTGCCCGACGGGCCCCTGCCCGACCCCGACGTGCCCGCCCCGGTCCGCTTCCTCCCGACGTTCGACAACGTGCTCCTGTCCCACCAGGACCGGTCCCGCTTCTTCGTCGACGGCGAGCGCTTCGCGGTCGGCATCCCCGAGGCGCACATCAAGGGCACCGTGCTGCACGACGGCCTGGTCGTGGGCACCTGGTGGTGGGACGACGACGACCTGGTGGCCACCGTCGTCCCGCGCCTGTCCCGCCGGGACCGGGACGAGATCGCCGACGAGGCCGCTCGGGTGCTCGCGCTCTACGGGCGCCCGGGACGGGCGCGCGTCGAGACCGTGGCGGCGTAG
- a CDS encoding DUF1275 domain-containing protein, translating into MRGATARSPQVATAYGLTAVAGCVDAIAYTRISGVFPANQSGNLILLGLVTGGAPGTPVGRTAAAIAAFALGVMAAARSSGRLGRGRDPGLLAAELALLALAALLVGALPVDGAPSTVDGARGIAALVVLGLAMGVQTEVIGRVVGVGVSTTFETGALTRLAEQLGRPGATDTRVVLVLALGVATYVAGAAAGASIAAHWSLPLMVPVAALALLVAVHALRSRRTQPASADPD; encoded by the coding sequence ATGAGGGGGGCGACCGCCCGGTCGCCGCAGGTCGCCACCGCCTACGGGCTGACCGCCGTCGCCGGCTGCGTGGACGCCATCGCCTACACCCGCATCAGCGGCGTGTTCCCCGCCAACCAGAGCGGGAACCTCATCCTCCTCGGCCTCGTCACCGGCGGCGCCCCCGGCACCCCCGTGGGGCGCACCGCTGCGGCGATCGCCGCGTTCGCGCTGGGGGTGATGGCCGCCGCCCGGTCGAGCGGTCGGCTGGGTCGAGGCCGGGACCCGGGCCTACTCGCCGCCGAGCTGGCCCTGCTCGCCCTGGCCGCCCTGCTCGTGGGGGCCCTTCCCGTCGACGGGGCGCCCTCCACCGTCGACGGGGCCCGGGGGATCGCGGCGCTCGTCGTCTTGGGCCTGGCCATGGGCGTGCAGACCGAGGTCATCGGACGCGTGGTCGGGGTCGGCGTGAGCACCACCTTCGAGACCGGGGCGTTGACCCGGCTGGCCGAGCAACTCGGCCGCCCCGGAGCGACCGACACCCGCGTGGTCCTCGTGCTGGCGCTCGGCGTCGCCACCTACGTCGCCGGGGCGGCGGCGGGCGCCTCGATCGCGGCGCACTGGTCGCTCCCGCTCATGGTGCCCGTGGCGGCGCTGGCCCTGCTGGTCGCCGTCCACGCCCTGCGCTCCCGGCGAACGCAACCCGCCTCGGCGGACCCTGACTGA
- a CDS encoding amidohydrolase: MQYTPHSPDMSYSAFDHPVFDCDFHLYEEADSFTRYLPKEYAGLIRIAEVDGRRKMIVRGRVSDYIPNPTFEVVAEPGSAAEYFSGRNTAGKSYREIVRPMRAIPEFTDPDARLALMDRMHIDAIVNFPTLASLIEVNFMDDPVASQVLVHAFNQWMHDEWGFDHEGRIFTTPVMNLAIPEGAVAELEWALERGAKTVLVRPAPVAGHRGPRSPFLPDNDPFWRAVEEADIPVMLHASDSGYSRFANEWNGVSGEMRPFEQHPFYAVSQAYRPTMDTIFSAVIHGMLSRFPGVRIGTIECGSKWIGRVVEDLADGYGKMPHLFAEDPADTLKRALYVAPFWEDDLEPLIDAIGLDHVLFNSDWPHPEGLADPVEYAVYARDEVGLADEDVAKIMGANMYELMGV; this comes from the coding sequence ATGCAGTACACGCCGCACAGCCCGGACATGTCGTACTCCGCGTTCGACCACCCGGTGTTCGACTGCGACTTCCACCTCTACGAGGAGGCGGACTCGTTCACCCGGTACCTGCCGAAGGAGTACGCGGGCCTCATCCGCATCGCCGAGGTGGACGGCCGGCGCAAGATGATCGTGCGAGGCCGGGTGTCGGACTACATCCCCAACCCCACCTTCGAGGTGGTGGCCGAGCCGGGGTCCGCCGCGGAGTACTTCTCGGGGCGCAACACCGCCGGCAAGAGCTACCGCGAGATCGTCCGACCCATGCGGGCCATCCCCGAGTTCACCGACCCGGACGCCCGCCTGGCCCTGATGGACCGCATGCACATCGACGCCATCGTGAACTTCCCGACCTTGGCGTCGCTGATCGAGGTCAACTTCATGGACGACCCCGTCGCCTCGCAGGTGCTGGTCCACGCCTTCAACCAGTGGATGCACGACGAGTGGGGCTTCGACCACGAGGGCCGCATCTTCACCACGCCGGTCATGAACCTCGCCATCCCCGAGGGAGCGGTCGCCGAGTTGGAGTGGGCCCTCGAGCGGGGCGCCAAGACCGTGCTGGTCCGGCCCGCTCCGGTCGCCGGCCACCGGGGCCCGCGCTCACCCTTCCTCCCCGACAACGACCCCTTCTGGCGGGCGGTCGAGGAGGCCGACATCCCCGTCATGCTGCATGCCTCGGACTCGGGCTACTCCCGCTTCGCCAACGAGTGGAACGGCGTGTCCGGCGAGATGCGCCCGTTCGAGCAGCACCCCTTCTACGCCGTGTCCCAGGCTTACCGGCCCACCATGGACACCATCTTCTCGGCGGTCATCCACGGCATGCTCTCTCGCTTCCCCGGCGTGCGCATCGGCACCATCGAGTGCGGCAGCAAGTGGATCGGTCGGGTGGTCGAGGACCTCGCCGACGGCTACGGGAAGATGCCCCACCTGTTCGCCGAGGACCCGGCGGACACCCTCAAGCGAGCGCTCTACGTCGCCCCCTTCTGGGAGGACGACCTCGAGCCGCTGATCGACGCCATCGGCCTCGACCACGTGCTGTTCAACTCGGACTGGCCGCACCCCGAGGGCCTGGCCGACCCCGTCGAGTACGCGGTGTACGCCCGCGACGAGGTGGGCCTCGCCGATGAGGACGTGGCCAAGATCATGGGCGCCAACATGTACGAGCTGATGGGCGTCTAG
- a CDS encoding Bax inhibitor-1/YccA family protein, producing the protein MSQAQPYAVPVATLDEETRADFMVKVYQHLVAAIVAFVAFETLLFATGAAEGLFNLFYGSGGAWLLLLGGFMVVNWLATAAAHDLANPGRQYAGLFALAGAEALIFAPFLYYVFNEGGGGTTTVASAAVITVVAFAGLTVVGMVTRRDLSFMRPLLMWAGVMSLVLILAAVLFGLELGVWFTLAMIALAGGAILYQTQTILRHYPQEAYVGAAIQLFASVMLLFWYVLRLLSRR; encoded by the coding sequence ATGTCCCAGGCCCAGCCCTACGCCGTCCCCGTCGCCACCCTCGACGAGGAGACGCGCGCCGACTTCATGGTCAAGGTGTATCAACACCTCGTCGCCGCGATCGTCGCCTTCGTGGCCTTCGAGACCCTGCTCTTCGCCACGGGCGCGGCGGAAGGCCTCTTCAACCTGTTCTACGGGAGCGGCGGCGCCTGGTTGCTCCTCCTCGGCGGCTTCATGGTCGTCAACTGGCTCGCCACCGCCGCCGCCCACGACCTCGCCAACCCCGGGCGCCAGTACGCCGGGCTGTTCGCCCTGGCCGGCGCCGAGGCGCTGATCTTCGCCCCGTTCCTCTACTACGTGTTCAACGAGGGCGGCGGCGGCACCACCACCGTGGCCAGCGCCGCGGTCATCACCGTCGTGGCCTTCGCCGGCCTCACCGTCGTCGGCATGGTGACCCGTCGAGACCTGTCGTTCATGCGGCCCCTGCTCATGTGGGCGGGCGTGATGTCACTCGTGCTCATCCTCGCCGCCGTCCTGTTCGGCCTCGAGCTCGGCGTGTGGTTCACCCTCGCGATGATCGCCCTCGCCGGCGGGGCCATCCTCTACCAGACCCAGACCATCCTGCGGCACTACCCCCAGGAGGCCTACGTCGGTGCGGCGATCCAGCTGTTCGCCTCGGTGATGCTGCTGTTCTGGTACGTGCTGCGCCTGCTCAGCCGCCGCTGA